In the genome of Bradyrhizobium arachidis, one region contains:
- a CDS encoding cold-shock protein, whose product MNTGTVKWFNGQKGFGFIQPDQGSQDVFVHISAVERAGMSGLDEGQKVSFDVVADRRTGKSAAENLRVA is encoded by the coding sequence ATGAATACGGGAACTGTGAAGTGGTTTAACGGCCAAAAAGGCTTCGGCTTCATTCAACCAGACCAAGGAAGCCAAGACGTCTTCGTTCATATCAGCGCGGTTGAACGCGCCGGCATGAGCGGTCTCGATGAAGGACAAAAGGTGTCCTTCGACGTCGTTGCTGACCGCCGGACCGGCAAGTCCGCAGCAGAGAATCTGCGCGTCGCGTAA
- a CDS encoding response regulator translates to MIVEDEPMLLLMANDIVQDAGLHPLLAGNADEAIKILETRQDVCVVFTDVRMPGSMDGIGLVEAVRERWPPIQLLVVSAHLVEGSELPDGARFFRKPYPSEAIISTLRELAA, encoded by the coding sequence TTGATCGTCGAGGACGAACCGATGCTCCTCTTGATGGCGAACGACATCGTCCAGGATGCGGGGCTGCATCCGCTCCTTGCCGGCAATGCCGATGAGGCCATCAAGATTCTTGAAACCCGACAGGATGTCTGCGTGGTCTTTACGGATGTCAGGATGCCTGGCTCGATGGACGGGATTGGGCTCGTGGAAGCCGTTCGCGAAAGATGGCCACCGATCCAGCTCCTTGTGGTCTCCGCCCATCTGGTCGAAGGCTCTGAGCTACCCGATGGGGCAAGATTCTTCCGCAAGCCATACCCGTCAGAGGCGATCATCTCGACGCTCCGAGAGCTTGCTGCCTGA
- a CDS encoding sensor histidine kinase → MVSCDRARLGQVLSNLMGNAVHYGDVATPITVTVAGNDPDAVTINVHNLGSSIPLEAQKSIFQSWTRGHDDGSPPEHSTHLGLGLYIAKLIVEAHGGEISVASNEETGTCFSIRLPHR, encoded by the coding sequence TTGGTTTCCTGCGACCGCGCCCGCCTGGGACAGGTGCTGTCCAACCTGATGGGCAACGCGGTCCATTATGGCGACGTAGCGACGCCCATCACAGTGACCGTCGCAGGTAACGATCCCGATGCTGTGACCATCAACGTGCACAATCTCGGCTCCTCAATCCCGCTTGAAGCGCAAAAATCAATCTTCCAATCCTGGACGCGAGGCCACGATGACGGAAGTCCGCCAGAGCACAGTACCCACCTCGGCCTTGGCCTCTACATCGCAAAATTGATCGTCGAAGCCCATGGCGGCGAGATCTCTGTGGCATCCAACGAAGAAACAGGCACGTGCTTTTCGATCCGACTGCCTCACAGGTGA
- a CDS encoding histidine kinase dimerization/phospho-acceptor domain-containing protein — MKEWMEFARTLSPASDRMTKLALEDHIFDLLRFVADDLETAQTPRERFDKSRGDGPKDSPFSQSAAELHAALRLADGFNIDQMISEYRALRASVVKQWVAHHRSLADTDIEDLTRFNEAIDQAVTESVAHYTKTINDSCNLFLGVLGHDLRNPLGAVSMGAQWMERSGTTDAKQAKVVSEIKLAAGRATRILNDLLDLTRFHRHSNPRYKDRERRCGSVPGNRG; from the coding sequence GTGAAGGAATGGATGGAGTTCGCTCGAACTCTGTCACCGGCAAGCGATCGGATGACGAAGTTGGCTCTGGAAGATCATATCTTCGATCTTCTTAGGTTTGTGGCGGACGACCTCGAAACCGCACAAACCCCGCGGGAGCGATTTGATAAATCGCGAGGCGACGGCCCGAAAGATAGCCCCTTTTCTCAAAGCGCGGCTGAGCTCCATGCCGCTCTGCGTCTGGCCGACGGCTTTAACATCGACCAGATGATCTCGGAATACCGGGCGCTTCGCGCAAGCGTCGTCAAGCAGTGGGTTGCTCATCATCGAAGCCTTGCGGACACCGATATTGAGGACTTGACGCGGTTCAATGAAGCGATCGATCAGGCCGTGACGGAGTCGGTGGCCCACTATACCAAGACGATAAATGACTCGTGCAACCTGTTTCTGGGCGTCCTCGGCCACGACCTGCGCAATCCTCTCGGCGCCGTTTCAATGGGCGCTCAGTGGATGGAGCGATCGGGGACAACCGACGCGAAGCAGGCCAAGGTTGTTTCGGAGATCAAGCTGGCCGCAGGGCGGGCGACGCGAATTCTGAACGATCTGCTCGATCTCACACGCTTCCATCGGCACTCAAATCCCCGTTACAAAGACCGAGAACGACGTTGCGGCTCTGTGCCAGGAAATCGCGGATGA
- a CDS encoding DUF6894 family protein, which yields MNRYFFDIQSGRDFFADEEGLPLPNLKAAEVKAMQTLTGIAQESVFPSKRADLAVEVRSSTEQLFCVSIVHRNSSTKH from the coding sequence ATGAATCGGTATTTCTTTGACATCCAAAGTGGTCGCGATTTCTTTGCAGACGAGGAAGGTCTACCCCTCCCCAATCTGAAAGCCGCCGAAGTCAAAGCAATGCAAACCTTGACTGGAATCGCCCAGGAATCCGTCTTCCCAAGCAAGCGGGCGGATTTGGCAGTGGAAGTGCGCTCGAGCACTGAACAGCTGTTCTGCGTTTCGATAGTCCATCGGAACTCGAGCACCAAGCATTGA
- a CDS encoding DUF2958 domain-containing protein, whose amino-acid sequence MNCATYPIVDLLKRSDWERLDVQRRSPHGGRTRPTLGERNQRRCHVPVAKFFTPAQAAWLITEVDPNEPDRLFGLCDLGQGCPELGYVLSYSICRLRQFVGISGSAFPGPAPRLSRGLQDGG is encoded by the coding sequence ATGAATTGTGCGACATATCCAATCGTCGATTTACTCAAACGCTCTGACTGGGAGCGGCTTGATGTCCAACGTCGATCTCCTCACGGTGGCAGAACGCGTCCAACTCTTGGTGAACGCAATCAACGGCGGTGCCACGTACCAGTTGCGAAATTTTTCACACCGGCTCAAGCCGCGTGGCTCATCACTGAAGTCGACCCAAACGAGCCCGATCGCCTCTTCGGACTGTGCGACCTCGGTCAGGGGTGCCCGGAACTCGGCTACGTCTTATCTTATTCGATCTGTCGCCTGAGGCAGTTCGTGGGGATCTCAGGGAGTGCGTTTCCTGGTCCGGCGCCGCGTCTGTCCCGCGGCCTTCAAGATGGCGGGTAA
- a CDS encoding helix-turn-helix domain-containing protein, which produces MRELRNAADRFVLGVLDGKTINKSGLGGADVSLPRQLENIERLIIEDALRRKQGDVQATAALLGLPKQTLYDKIKRLGVNVDGIKEGSSLRRGLCSSTDAGMTCRRRYPPS; this is translated from the coding sequence GTGCGCGAGCTTCGCAATGCCGCCGACCGTTTCGTGTTGGGTGTGCTCGACGGCAAGACGATCAACAAATCCGGCCTTGGCGGCGCGGACGTCTCGTTGCCTCGCCAGCTCGAGAACATCGAACGATTGATCATCGAGGATGCATTGCGCCGCAAGCAGGGCGACGTCCAGGCAACAGCTGCGCTGCTCGGCCTCCCCAAGCAGACCTTGTACGACAAGATCAAGCGTCTTGGGGTGAACGTCGACGGCATCAAGGAAGGTTCGAGTCTCCGCCGGGGATTGTGTTCGAGTACGGATGCCGGGATGACGTGCCGCCGACGTTACCCGCCATCTTGA